GGATAAGCCGGAACTTGTTTTGTAACTAACATTGGGATCTTGTGTGAAAGGGAAATTAAGTGAATAACTTAATTGCAGCTCGAAATTTCCTAAATTCACACTAAATGGAATGTAAAATTGGGTGTTTAAAAGCCCAAATACATCTTTGGGATTTGTAGTGAGATTAATGGTTTCTTTGCTGAAATAACAGGAAATTTCGGGTGCAAGATGAAATTTATTGTTTTTCCCGAATTTCCAAAAATAGAAACTGGTATAAACACTCGGAGTGATATTGTATANAGATTCGCTTCCAAAAAGCAAGTTGTTTGAAATGCGCGCTCCGTACCATTTTTTCCTGAAAGAAAGCGTTAAATTGGCATTGTTCTCGTAAGGATAAATTGCGGTACTGTCTGATTTGGTGTAAATAAATCTGCTATACGAACCGCTTGCTCTGAAGTTTTTATTTTTGTCGAGATATAAACCATATCCGAGAGTTAACATTGTGGCACTATAAGCAGGTGATAATTGATCGTACCAAACTCCGGAAGCACCGGCAAAAAAACCTAATTTATTAAAATAATAGAAGTGTCCGCTTATATTGACTANATTAGTGCCTATTTCTCTTCCAGCAAAATAGGTTTTGTTGTTGATATTGAGTCCTGTATATAAAAAATCGGACTTTACAGGTGCAATGCTTGCCAGCAAAGTTTCATCGCTAAATATCAAATCGTTTAATAATGAGTCAATTTTATCGGTTTGAGCCGAAACGGAAATTGCGGAAAGAGTTAATACTACTATGACAAGTACTTTTTTCATCTCGGAAGTTTTTAAAAAACTTTTGAAAGAGCTCATAAAAAAACTCTTTCAAAAGTAGTTTAATTTTTAATTTTTCATAATTAAGATTTATTTGTTGCCGTTTGAATGNCCTCCACCGCCTTTATTTCCGCTGCCAAGTTGTTGTTGTTGTGCTTGCTGTTGCATTTGTTTTTGTTGGCTGCTGGTTGAAATATCTTGGCATTCTCTAGTTTGATTTTTTTGTTGTTCTTTTATTTGNTCTTTGGTTTGTGTTGCCGTTTCTGTATTAACCTTATATTGGTGTTTGTACTGAGATTTCAACATATTAACCTGTTCTTTTGAAAGAGATTTCATAAAAGCTGTTTTCTTTTCAGCTTTTGTCATAGTTTGATTTTGCAGCAGGGCTTTTTGTTCGTCGGTAAGAGAAGCTTTGAATTTTTCTCGATTTTGTTTGTTGACCATATTTTGAAAATCATCGTTTTCAGGAGTTGAGACTTTGTCTATTCTATCCCTTGTTTGATTCTTCAATTGGTCGCCAGTTTGATTTTTGGTCTGATCTTTTGTTTGATCGCCGGTTTCGTCTTTGATTTGTTCTTTCTTTTGNAGTTTTGTTCCTTCGCCGTTGTTGGCATTTTGAGCAAANGCANTAGTTGCTATAAAGAGAAATGCTGCAACTAAAATACTGAAGATGGATGTTGTTTTCATAATTGTGTTTTAAGTTTAAAAAATAATAACTAATACTGCTTTTGTAATATAACCGAACGAACTTGAACTTACCCTACTAATACATTTAAAAATTTTACCAAAACAAATAAATCATTAAGAAATTGAGAAACATTGAAANTTAAAATTTGGAATAAAAAATACTTGCTTCAGAATAAAAATGCCCGATTACTTGGTATGTTTTCCCTTACCGTTAATCANATTATCACTATTCTTATTGTTGTTNGGAGAATTTTGCATTTGATTTTTGTTCTGATTCTTTTGCTCTTCTTTAATATTGTCTTTAATTACATTTTTATTATTATT
The genomic region above belongs to uncultured Paludibacter sp. and contains:
- a CDS encoding exported hypothetical protein (Evidence 5 : Unknown function), translating into MKTTSIFSILVAAFLFIATXAFAQNANNGEGTKLQKKEQIKDETGDQTKDQTKNQTGDQLKNQTRDRIDKVSTPENDDFQNMVNKQNREKFKASLTDEQKALLQNQTMTKAEKKTAFMKSLSKEQVNMLKSQYKHQYKVNTETATQTKXQIKEQQKNQTRECQDISTSSQQKQMQQQAQQQQLGSGNKGGGGHSNGNK
- a CDS encoding exported hypothetical protein (Evidence 5 : Unknown function) yields the protein MKKVLVIVVLTLSAISVSAQTDKIDSLLNDLIFSDETLLASIAPVKSDFLYTGLNINNKTYFAGREIGTNXVNISGHFYYFNKLGFFAGASGVWYDQLSPAYSATMLTLGYGLYLDKNKNFRASGSYSRFIYTKSDSTAIYPYENNANLTLSFRKKWYGARISNNLLFGSESXYNITPSVYTSFYFWKFGKNNKFHLAPEISCYFSKETINLTTNPKDVFGLLNTQFYIPFSVNLGNFELQLSYSLNFPFTQDPNVSYKTSSGLSVSAFYLIPL